The DNA window TTCACCAAGCCGGTAGAATTGAAGTTAGCCCCTCTCGACTTGTTTGAGCTCATCACCGGAATGACACAGTTCCTGATGCCAGAGGCGCAAAAGAATCGCGTGAATCTCGTAGTCGACTGGGACCAGGCACCGGCCAAGATCCAGGGAGACCCCGATCTGCTCAAGCAGGCGTTTTTGAACCTGCTCCGCAACGGGATGGATGCCATGCCCGAAGGGGGCGACCAGGTTGTCAAAATCCACAAAGGAGTGGATGAGATCATCGTGGAACTCTCGGATCAAGGCGTCGGCATCCCTCCAGAGAGCCGGGAGAAGATTTTTCAACTTTACTTTACGACCAAGTCGAAAGGAAGCGGAATCGGACTGGCGGTTACATATCGCGTCGTACAGTTGCACAATGGAAGTATCGATTTCCGCAGCACGCCTGGAGTCGGGACGACTTTCGAGCTGCGATTCCCAGAATTGGTGGAGGATTAATGCGTAGGTGGTGGCGGATCAAAGGCGGCTTGGCTCTGGCAGCAAGTCTGCTAGTGGAGCAGGGCTGTAGTTTTAAGCGAGAGCCGCGAAAAGCGTCAATCGTGATCCCCCCTGCGCCGCAGCCGGGCCCGCCGCAGCCCTTGCCAGCCCCGCCGCAACTGACTCCCGGCGCAGTGCGTCAGCCACCAGAAACGGCAACCCAGGAGATGCCGACGCTGCCCCCCCCAGTTGAGGCTCCCAAGCCCGCAAAACCGGCCCGGACACGTCGCCCAACGGGGAATGCCGCCCTGCCGCAAGAGCAGCCCAGCACCACGCCCAGCCCGGAAACACCTGCAGCTACCGTGCCCGCACCGGCACCTGCTCTGACCCTCCAGCCGATTTTAGGCAACCAGGAGATTGCGGAGCGCAATCGACGGATCAAGCAGTATCTCGATAAGGCGATGCTGATCGTTTCCCGCGCCGAGAAGCTGAGCCCCGATGGGGCCCAAAGAGAACTCATTGAACAAGTGAAAACCTTTGCGCAGCAGGCCGAAGAGGCCCGCAAGGTCGACTTGGTGCGTGCCGAGAATTTGGCCGAACGAGCCGAAGTCCTTTCCCGCGCCTTGATCAAATAAAAGCACGCCCAACGCATGGTTGCGTTGGGCGTGCTCACTGCGTCCAGAAGTGGAGAGGGTGGGTGTGCAGCGAGAGGAAACTAGTTCGCGGAAGCCGTCGTCTGCGTGCCGGCCTGATCGGCAGAAACGAAGACCTTCATCTCGACGCGGCGATTCTGCTTGCGGCCATCGCGTGTCTTGTTGTCGGCAACGCCATTTTCAGCTCCGTAGCCGGCCACAAAGATCCGGTGCAGCGGAATGTTGTGCTTGGTGGTCAAGTAACGGACCACGGCGTCAGCGCGCTTCTTGCTGAGTTCGATATTGGCAGCCTTATTCCCGGTGCTATCGGTAAAGCCCTGGATTTCGACCACGTAGTTCTTCTTTTCCGTGACCTTGCCGATGGAGTTGTCGATCGACGCCATTCCATCCTTATCCAGTTCGGACTGGTTGATCCGGAAGAGCACCTGATCGGTGTTGGCGAGCTTAAAGTTCTGCATGTTCTCGAAGCGCGTGTTCATGGTGGAATTCATCGCGTTCATGTCCTTGCCTAACTGATCGGCCCGTGTCAGCCCTTGCTCTGCAAGAGCACGGCCATCGGCAGCTTCTTTGCGAGCCAGAGTGGCGTCCTTTTGAGCTGCATCGGCCTTGCCTTCGGCGCCCTGAGCGCGTTCGTCAGCCCGAGCGATCCCTCGCTCTGCTTCTTCAATCGACTTCGCCTGAGCCTGGGTGGTGGCGTCGAGTTCGCCAACTTTCTGGTTGATGGGGGTGACAGTCGTCTTGACGTATTTCTTGGTGGCGCAGCCGGTGATGAAAGGCGCCAGCGCGAGAGCGGCAATTGACGTCGTACGGAAGAGAGAGTTCATGGTAATGCTCCTTGTTATTTTGTCTTTTGGCACGCTGAGATTCGTTTCGGCAGAAACCCCAGCAGAACGCGTCACAATGCCTGCCCCGGTGCCGGTGAAAGCACCCGAATTGCAACGCGTACTGCCAGAGGGTTCATTCACACTACCGCCGTTAAAGCGTCGGTTGCTGCCTCCGAGTGTGAATGAAAGCGAAATCATTGCACTCTCTTAGATTGCAAGCCGGGGGCCAAACTCTCGAACTCTCTTAAGTGATTGATATTGCTACAGAAGGACAAAATACACGTGAGGAGGAACCTTGTAAAAGCTGCGAGTCCAGGTAAGTCTTACGCTGTAGAGAATCCTCGCGAGGAGGCCCGGAGGGATCAGGAACAGGCCTCACACCGGAACGCCGGCAAGCCTGGCAATTTCGAGAGCATTCGACTCATTCGTGATACCTGACTTCAGAATGTAGTCAAACTCCATCGGATCGCCATTGCCAGCCGAGCCCATGTGGAGGTTGGCGCCATGGAGTTCCGGGGCATCGGCCAGCTCGGTCAAGGCAAGATCGTGGGTGGAGAGCGCGCCGATCGCCCCCCGCTCGATGAGAGTCCGGACCACGGCTTCGGCAGCGATGCGGCGGTCCTTTGAGTTGGTGCCGGCAAAGATCTCGTCAATGAGAAAGAGGACGGGTGGGCGCTGTGTCGTCGCGGCCAGAATTTGACTGAGCTTTTCGATCTCGGCCCGGAAGCGGGAACGTCCTTCGGCAAGCGAATCCGAGGCAGAGAGCGAAGTCGCAACCGACAACGCGGACATCCGCAATGTGCGGGCGCACACCGGAGCACCACTGCGGGCCAGGACGAGGTTCAACCCAATGGCACGCAGCAGCGTGCTTTTGCCAGACATGTTCGAACCGCTCACCAGGTGAAAGCGCGTGCCTCGATTGAGTTGCACGTCGTTGCGAACGCAAACATCGCGCGCCAGCAGTGGGTGCCCGATTGCGCTCGCTTCAAAACACAGTTCCTCCTCCGGGACCAGATCGGCCGCAGCGTGATCCGGGTTCTCAAAGGCATAATTCGCCAGTGCGTGCAATGCCTCAAACTCTGCCCAGGCATCCAACCACACTCGTAGTTCTGCCCGATGCTCATCTCGCCAAACTTCAATCTCCAGGCAAAGCTGCGTGGCAAAGAGCAGGAAGAGAGAAGGACCATAAAACCAATCTTTATCACGCTCATACAACATCCGGAGCAGACGCTCCAGACGCCCGAGCGATGCAACGCTATGCGTCACCTGCTGCTGCAGCGCTTGCAATTTTGCCGACTGAAAGGATTGCAACGCCAGGAGCCCGAGTCCTTCCCGCAAGACAGAGATTTCTGCAGCGACCGAGCGGAGTACGGCAAGCTTCTCCTGCACCTGGCTGCGGCAGAAGAGCCCAATCGCGCCGCGCAGCAGCAATACGGCGCAGAGCGACGGCAAGACCACCGACCAGGGAAGGAGTAATGCGATCCCCAAGACAAGAAACACCAGCAGCACAGCGAGCAAGGCCCAGGCCGCGATCCGGATTCTGTTCCGATGCTCCATCACTTCCGAATCGAGCCACTGTGCAAAACTTTCCCAGGTCGATTCTGAAAACGCAAAGTTGCCGAGTACGGCGATTTGTTCGCGCAGCTGCGTTTGCGGCGCCAACTCGCAGACCGCTTCGCGCCGTGCCACGGACTCAGCCAGGGATGGAGGAGAAAGCAAGTAGGCGGCAAGGCCACGCTGGCCAATCGCGGTGCGCGTGGTACAGAGCAATTGAAAGAGAGAGGAAGCGCCCAGAATGTTCAGATCACTCGCATAGGGATGGCAAGGATCTTCAAAGCCAGCCCCGCTGGGCCCGGTCCCATGCCAAGTGCCGGCCAGTCTCGCAGAGCCTCGAGCGTAGAAATCCGCCAGGCGGGAATCGCGATCTTCGCGAGCTGTCGAGCGGGTCCGTAAATGCAGTGCGCCAATGGCCACTGGAAGCGGAGCGATGGCCCAGAAGGGAGATCTGCCCTCGCGCAGGGACAGGATCGTAATCCCGCCAATCGCAACGGCCGCGGCAATCAAGACAAGACCAGATAGAGTGCGGCTTCTCCCTGCGGCGGCAAGTCTGGCTCGGAGATGCTGTTGCCGCTCCGTGTAAAACTCTCGCAGTTCTAAAACCGTCATGGCATTCAGGATAAGCGAGTGATAGGGTGTGGGCATGCGAATCATTGGACTCGTGCTGGCCTTGGGCCTGGCTTGCAGCGCTGCAGAACTGAAACGGCCCAAGATCACGGGGGTGGCGCATATCGCGCTCTATGTCTCCGATATGGAAAAGGCACGCGAGTATTACCATGGCCTACTCGGGTTTTCCGAGCCTTATTCCTTACAGAATCCCGACGGGAGCTTGTCGATGACTTTCTTCAAGGTCAATGACAGACAGTACATTGAGCTCTTCCCAGAAAAGAAAGCCAATACGGACCGGCTGAATCATATCTCGGTTGAGACCGATGACATTGAGGGGATGCGGAACTACCTCGCGTCGAAAGGGGTAGCGGTACCAGAGAAGGTGGGCATCGGAAGAATCAAGAATAAGAACTTCAACGTGAAGGATCCGGATGGAAACACGATCGAGTTTGTACAATACGAACCCGATGGTTGGAGTATGCGCGAGAAGGGCAAGCTGCAAGCCAGGGGCGTTTCATCACATATCATGCACGTTGGCGTGATTGTGACGGCGCTTGAGCCCTCGATGCGTTTCTACCGGGACCTCCTCGGCTTCCAGGAATTCTGGCGAGGGAGTAAAGACGAGAAGGTCTTGAGCTGGGTGAACCTCAGAGTGCCAGACGGCGAGGACTATATCGAGCTCATGCTTTATGCCCAGAAGCCGGAAGAGACCAAGCGCGGCAGCGCACATCACCTCTGCCTTGCCGTTCCGGATATCAAACAGGCGCTGGCGGTCCTTGAAACTTTACCTGCACGGAAGAATTACACCCGGCCGCTCGAGATCAGAACTGGAATCAATCGCCGGCGGCAGCTAAATCTCTTTGATCCCGACGGGACAAGAGCAGAACTGATGGAGACCAAAACCGTAGACGGACATGACCCTCTGTGGTCAAAAGCGCTGGCTCCTTAATGGAATCGGTAGGAAAATTACGCAGCTCTTTGCGTGGAAACAAAATCTGCGCCAGCTCTTTGGCTGGCTTTCGCGGCAAGATTCTGCTTCAAACGAGTCAGACGAACGCGAACGCCGACTGCCGATAAACCAAATGTGACCGATAACTCTTTGCTTGTGTACCCTTCCACGTAATACAGGTTGAGAAGGTTTCGTTCACTGTCGGTGCAGTTACTGACCAGCCGTTCGATGTCCATGGTACTAGGAGGCGTTGGAGCGCCAACTAACATGGACTCAGCAAGTTCAGAGGAGCTGTGCATGCGGCGATAGTACGAATGCAGCAAATTCTTCGCGATTGAGTTAATCCAAACATTCAATGCTTCTGCGTGCCGGAGTTGGGCTCGTGACTCCCAGCCGCGGGCCCAGGCCGCTTGAGCGATCTCTTCGGCCGCATCGAGCCCCGCTCCACCGGAGGCGAGAAAACGTACGGTGCGCCGGAAATTTTTTGTATAAGCGTCCGCAAACTCCTGCTCAGTGAGCGGCACGCACGAATCAGTAAGTGGATTGGGGGAGGTGGAATCAATCACAACAGCGTTCATGCTGAGAATCTGTAGCACGATTTAGGCCAATTGGAAGAAAGCGCCCAAAAGATGCGATCGGAAAAACTCTCCCACTTTTTCACCCAATCCGGAAGAGACACTACGGAAGTTTATTCTTAGTGCGACATTTTGTGGAAGTAGGGTCAGAAGAATCGAGGGAATCATGAAGCTTCACTCACTCCGGGCGAGGCGCCAGGAACCAAGGACAGCTGTGATACATATGCTTGCATCAGCCTTCAGCTCCCCACTTAAGGACAAATCGACGATGAGCAAACCCACCCCATCTCCGTGCAGAAAGGATGGCTACCCCGCAGTTGCAAAGGTTCGCAACCTCACAAAAGTTGGCTTCTTCCATTTCATGGCAGGGTATGAAAACCCTATCCAGGCATTGCGCCATCAGCTAGAAGCCAAGAAGGAAGGTCTAAGCGGTTCGCTCATTGTCCTTCCAGAAGCCTTCAACGTTGGTGATTACAGAGGCACGCCAATCCCCACACCATCCAGCACCGAAGTAGCCGATGCAATGAAGAAAATTGAAGAACTTTGCATTGAGTTCGAAACCGTATTCGTGGCAGGGATATTGATCCCTCAACCAAGCCTAGATCGGTCCAATTCAGCATTTTTGATTAATGGGTTCGCGCCCCCCATTCGACTCACAAGCAAAACTTCGCCGGATGGCTTGGAACACGGGGTCTACTCCCCGTGTACGCAGGATTGCGATCCCCAGAACCCACTGCCCTATGGCGACAACGATTGGATTGCCACACTGATTTGCATGGACGCGCGAACAAGGCCAATCGGAGATGGGCGCGGCGATCAGACGAAAATCCAGTGTCGTATGCAGAAGATCAAGACTGTGATGGAAACTCAGCCCGAGCGCACCAGAATCCTATGCGTCCCCTCCAGCATGCAGTACGGAAACAGCCAAGACCTAGCTGCAGGCCAGAGCTACGATTGGGTCATTCTCGCCAATTCGTGCAATGCTCACGAAAATGTTCCATCCACGATTCTTCAGATTCAGAAGGGAGAGTCCCTGCCCGTAAGGACCTTCGGGGACAAAACAAGCAATGCAGTCTGCGTCTGGCCCATTCGATCAAAACCAGTCTTCCGGAAATAGAAACGGCGTCCCCAATTGGACGCCGGCAATGAAAAAATCTGAAATGGTGCCCGGGGCGGGACTTGAACCCGCACTCCTCTTACGAGAAAACGGATTTTAAGTCCGTTGCGTCTGCCGATTTCGCCACCCGGGCAGAACGATCGTTCTGCATTCACCAGTTTAGCGCTGAGTGTCCCCTTTCAGAACTGCAAATCGAAGCATCCTCTCAACGCGCCAGGAATCGGGCCTGGGAATTCACCGCCGCCGGATCGTTTCGTTTTGGGCTACGCAGATAAGACCCATCCCGTTGCATGATCCTGACCTTTGCTTCATCGCGCAGGTACAACTCCAGAATGTCCTCGCGAATCTGCTTGCCCAGCTTACGGTCCGTAATCGGGACCAGAATCTCGACTCGCCGATGCAGATTGCGCGGCATCATATCGGCGCTTCCCAAGTAGCAGTCCGCCTCGCCGCCGTTGCGGAACCAGTAGATCCGCGAATGCTCCAGAAAGCGGCCGACAATGGAACGGACACTGATATTCTCACTGACCCCCGGCACTCCAGGGCGAAGCGAACAGGCCCCGCGGATGATCAACTCAATCTTCACACCTGCCTGGGAGGCTTCGTAGAGAAGCGCGATGATCTCCTGGTGCGCCAGGGAGTTCATCTTAAAAATGATGTGCCCCCCGCGACCCGCACGCTGGTGCTCGATCTCGCGATGGATCAGGGACTTCATCCGCTCCAGTAAATCGACTGGGGCCACCAGGAGCTTGCGGTAATGCTTCTTTGCCGAATAGCCCGTGAGGTGATTGAAGAGATCTGTCGCATCCGCGCCCAGTTCTTCCGAAGCCGTCATCAGACTGAGATCGGTATAGAGCCCTGCGGTGACAACATTGTAATTCCCCGTTCCAAAGTGGGTATAACGCCGGATCTTGTCCCCTTCTTTGCGCACCACCAGGGCGACCTTCGAATGGATCTTGAGCCCCAGCAGGCCATAGACGACATGAACGCCTTCCGCTTCGAGACGGCGGGCCCACTCGATATTCGACTCCTCATCGAAGCGCGCCTTCAACTCCACCAGAACCGCCACCTGCTTGCCGTTCTCGTTCGCCTCGAGCAGACAATCCACCACCGGCGAATTCGGCCCGACACGGTACAGCGTCATCTTGATAGCGAGCACCGCAGGATCACGCGCCGCCTTGCGGAGAAACTCTACCACCGGGTCAAACGAGTCAAAGGGATGGTGGAGGAGCAGGTCTCCCCGCCGGATCACGGAAAAAATGTCCGAATCCTCGTTCAGCTTCGGATCGAGCGAGGCCGGAATCCGAGGAATAAAGGAGCGCTCCCGCAAATCCCGGCGATCGATCTGGAGCAGATGCTTCAACCGCACCATGCTGATGGGGTCCTCGACGCGATACACGTCCTTCCAATCCGCTTCCAGGTTCGAGACCAGAATCTCGAGCAACTGATCGGGCATCCCCTGGTTCACCTTCACACGCACCACATCCCCAAAACGCCGCGCGCGCACCGACTCCTCAATCGTTTCGAGCAGATCGTCGGCTTCCAGTTCCTGGATCGCAATATCAGCGTCGCGGGTGACATGGAAGGGATGAGCCTCAATAATCTCCATCCCTGGAAACAATTCACCCAGGTGGGACACAATCAGGTGGTCCAGCCAAATGAACCGTTGCTCCTTCGGCTTGACGCGACGCAGCTTCCCGTAGGCTTCAATCGGAATCAGCTGCGGCAGCGTATCAGGCACCTTGAGACGTGCGAAATGCTCCTGCCCGTCGGCGCCCCGAATCAAAATCGCCAGATTGAGACTTAAGTTCGAGATATGCGGAAAGGGACGGCCGGGGTCAAAAGCCAGAGGCGTCAGCACGGGATAAACCTTTTCGAGGAAATACTCGTGAAGGCGCTCGCGGGTCAGAGCATCGAGTTGATGCAGAGAAACCAGTTGAATGCCTTCGGCAGCAAGTGCAGGAATCAGTTCTTCCCGGAAGCAACGCCGGGCATCCACCATCAACTGGGCCACCGCAGGCCGAATGGAATCAAGCTGTGCCGCAGCAGAAAGCCCGTCGGGCCCGGGGTCTTCGAGCCCCGCTTCCACTTGCTGCTTCAGGCCCGCGACACGAACCATGAAAAACTCGTCCAGATTGGAGCCCAGAATGGACAGAAACTTGACCCGATCCAGCAACGGATTCGAGGGGTCGTTTGCTTCCTCCAGGACACGGCGCTGGAAGCCGAGGAGACTGAGTTCACGATTGATAAACAGGCTGGGGTCGTCGAGAGACGGCACCTGAACAGCCTCTACAGCCTTACGTTTCGGATGAGCCATGCACTCCCTTCAGAGTAGTCAATTGGACGGCGCCGGACTGTTAAAGTTGCGTTGCACCAAAGTATACGCAGAGATCGGACTTTCGACCCCGTTCTTGCCGATAGCCCGGACTCCCAGGACAATATCGTCAATCGAAAGCCCTGGCATGAGATACTCCGTCACCTTTCCGACATAGACCTCCCGTTCCCAGAATGGCGCGGTCGTCGAACGGACAGCGATGCTATACCCCGCAATCTCGTCGGGGTCCGAAGCCGGCACCCACTTCATCGCAGCATCATAGCCCTTGCCCCGGGTGAGATTCGGGCCGGTCACAACGCCGCTCGCATTAGTTCGCATCACCTCGGGCGCTGCTGGAGCAAGCGCCAGACTGGCCACCGCCGCTCCGTTCACGCGAGTGACCCGAGCGGTATAGGACGGCGACGCATTCTCAAAGGTATCAGTGGCCGAGTGCTGGTTTGCGTAGTTCTCCACCGGCGTGGTGAAGCGGATGGCCGGATATCCCAAATCGTGGAAAGGCGTGTGATCGCCACCGCGGCTGAAGCGATCCCCACGAAAGACAGGATTCGCCTTCATCGCCGGATCATAGCGCTCGGCCACCTCTCGGACATAGCGGGCCAGGGCACGGGAGGAAGAATCCATCGGGTCGCCCGAGTAGACGTTGACCAGATCAGTGATGCGGCGGCCGTCGCCAGACAGGTCGTTACCAATGATGTCGTTGTTGAAGATCCCGGCAAGCTTGCGCCGGGCCTCGTGGGCGTCCTTGGCATAGGCCCGGCTGCCAAAGAGCCCTTGCTCCTCGCCCGCGAAGGCAACAAAAACAAGAGTCTTTGGCCATTCGTAGGCGCTCATGATGCGGGCCAGTTCCATCACCAGTGCGACGCCGCTGGCATCATCGCTCACCCCGGGAGCATGCGCCTGCTCCGCGGAGGCAACCCAGTCCACCGCATCCTGGCCCGCAGGCACATTCTGCTTGCGGACGATCTGCAGCGAGTCATAGTGTCCGCTGATGAGGATCTCATGCTCTTTCTGTGTCGTGCCCGGCAGAACCGCAACCACATTGACGAGATCGAGATCCTTGACGATGCGGCCTTGCTTGGAGATGCGATGAGTATCGAAATGGACCTGGAGCTTTGGAGAGTAGGATTGAAACTCTTTCGAGATCCAGGTACGCGCCGCGACATTGCCTCGATCGGGGGAATCGAGATCGTAATTCGTATTGCGTGAACCGAAGCTCTCCAGCTTTCTGAGAATCTTGGCAATCCGTTCCTCGGATACGGCATCAATGATTTTTTTGACTTGGGGATGGATTCCCTTGGAGGAGACCTGTCCGCAAAGTGGCAGGGAGAAGACGAGAAGCAGCAGGCAGCGATTCATACTTTGGCTTCCCGCTAGTCTAGCGAAGGCATCCAAAGAAAAACCCACCTCCCCATGCCTGAGCACGGAAAGGTGGGTCTGGGAAACGGAAACGTTTGCGGTTAGAACTGCAAACGCAAACCGAACCGCATCGAGCGCTGGTCATCGAGGGCGCTGGTGATCTGCATGAAATCACCGGCGTTGACGTTCGAGCTCGGGTTGTTGAAGTGAGGCGTGTTGGTGAGGTTGAAGGCTTCCGCACGGAACTGCAGGAGGAAGCGTTCGCTCAACTTGATGTTGCGAAACAGGCCGAGGTCGACGTTCACAACACCGGGACCACGGAGCGCATTGCGGCCCATGGAACCAAAGCGAGCGGTTGTCACACCGGCGAAAGCAGAGCGGTCATAGAACTCACCGGTGCCACCGTTCCTGACAACCTGCGACTTCACCTGCTCGGCAGTCTGGGTGTTACCCGGAGCATTCAGACCACCACCATCGGCGGTGACGGTGAAGGGGCGGCCGGAATAGGCGCCAAAGATGCTGTTCATCTGCCAGCCCTTGATCACGTTTGAGATGATCTTGCCACCAGCGCCAGACTGGCCGAAGGGCAGGTCATACACAGCGGCAAGTTGGAGATTGTGAGGCGTGTCGTAGCCAGAGAGCGCGCGGTTGCGCGGCAACTGGCTCGGCGTGTTGAAGAGGTACTGCGCCCAGCCGTCGTCGTCACTGACGTTGAAGGCTTTGGACCAGGTGTAGGCGGCCTTCAGGACAAGGCCCTTACCGGCATTGCGGGTGGCGGACATCTGGAGACCGTTGTAGTTCGTGTTCGCCTGACCATTCCAATACCAGGTGGTAGCGGTGCGGCCATAAGCAGCGTAGAACGGACGGCCGGTGTTGCCGCCGCCAGGAGCAGCCGCATTGGCGTCCCAATCGATAAAGCTACGGATGGTGTTGGTGCCAACATAGCCGATCGAGAAGAGAACCGAGGAGGGCAGCTTGCGCTCGAGGAAGAAGTTCCAGCTCTGGACATAACCGCGGGTAACAGCGTTGCCACTGATGGTGCGCATCTGAGCGGTGGGCGGCAGGGTGACAGCCGACTGGCTGAGATCGGGACCGGTGAAGGCGGGAATGCCGGCTTCCGTGGTGCCGTAGGGGATGTAAGCGTTGGGGGAGACGAACTCCTGCGCTACCGTCAGCGGATAGAAGCCGCGCAACGGACGGGCAAACGGCATCGGGTTGTAGGTGAGACCATAGCCGCTGCGGATGACCGTGTTGTCGTCGAGACGATAGGCAAAGCCAGCGCGGGGAGCAAAGAGCTTCTTGCTGGTGCTGATGCCGAGATCGGCAGGATTGCTGCCGCGGCCACCGAGCTGCACAAGATTCGTCTTCTCATCCCACTGTTCGATGCCGCCGTAACCGGAACGGGTGGCGAGCGGGTAGAGTTCGTAGCGCAGACCGAGGTTCACGGTCAGCTTCTTCGATACCTGCCAACGATCGCGGAAGAAGAAGCCGAGCTGGTAGTTAAAGCTCGTCATCTTCGACCACTGCAGCGACTTGCTGACGCTGTTCGGAAGGCCGAGATAGAACGAAGCCTGCGAATTGAACTGGCTGGTCGCACTGCCAGGGACTCCGGTGGTGGCCTGCGCGAAGTTGAAGCGTCCGCGCGGACCGGCGCCGAGTTCCGGCTGCCAATGGTTGAGCCAGTGGCGAACCCCTTCAAAACCAAAGCGCATGTCATGGTTGCCCTTGATCATGCTGAAGTTCTGGGTCATGGTGTAGGTGGTGTCGTTGTAGAAATAGGGGTTCCAGGTTTCCGGCAGTCCCAGATCGGTGTAGTTGGCAATCTGGAAGTTCGGGACACCGCTCTCGCGAGGGCTGGCGCCGTTGGTGCCAGGAATCTTCAGGACGTCAAGACCGACGTTCTTTCCATAACCGGTCGGGATCGAATCTGCACCCGTGCGGGTCCAGCCGATGGTCATGTCATAGAGGAAGGTCGGCGTGATCGTGTAGGTCTGGCCGATCGTGGCCAACTGTACGAGCTGGGAAGCATCGCCAACGCCAGAATCGCAACTGCAAGGACCACCAGCGTCACCAAAGGCCGAACGGCCGATGACGAGGGCGTCCATCGCGGCGTACTTGAAGAACATCGTGTGAGCCGCAGAGCGGTTCCAGTTCACCTTCATGTCGTAGTTGTCACGCGTGAGGTTCTGCGGGCCGGTAGCAAAGAAATTGTTCGCGATTCCGGGCAGATTTGCCGTGGGAAGCATGCCATACAATTGCTGCGTCACACGGCTCTGACGGTTGGCAGGAATGATGTTGTTCGGAAACGGTGTGCGGCCAGCTCCGGTCGCAACATTTCCAGTTGCAGGATCATAGATCACGGTCGGTGAAGCCATGAAGTTTCCAGCGCGCTGCTCCGCCGTCGGAACCGTCAGCAGCTTGCTGCGATTCAGGCGTTCGCGGGTACCTTCAAAGCTGCCAAAGAAGAACAGCTTGTTCTTGATGATCGGACCGCCAATGGTGCCGCCGCCAATGCTGACGAGGCTCTTGGGGAGCTTGGGACTCTTGAAGAATACGTTGCGGGCGCCCCAGGCGCTGTTCTCGTGGAACGCAAAGGCGCTGCCATGGAGCGAGTTGGTGCCGGACTTGGTCACCACCGTGGTGGCCGCGCCACCAGCCATGCCCTGTTCGGCATCGAAGCTGTTGGTCGAGATGTTGACGGTCTCGATCGTTTCAGCCGGAGCCACGTAGGCAGTGTGGTGGGGGAGCCAGATGTTGGTTGTAACGGCGCCGTCGAGCTTGGTGACGTTATTGTTCCGGTTGACACCATTGACGCTCGTGGTGAGCGAACGGCCAGGCGTTGAGCCGGCAGAATTCTGGAAACGGCCGGGAGTCGAGCCGGGCACCAGATTGATCAGGCTCTGGTAGTTGCGATAGCGCGGCAAAGGCATGTTGGTGACTTCTTTGGCGCCGATCTCAGAGTGGACGTCCGACTTGTCGGTCTGGAGTTGAGCCGTGGAAGCTTCTACCGTGATCTGGTCGGAAACTTCACCGATCTTCAAGCTGACATCGACACGAGCAATATTGTTAATGGAGATCACAATGCCCGAGCGAGTCAAACCTTGGAAGCCCGGCGCAACGA is part of the Bryobacter aggregatus MPL3 genome and encodes:
- a CDS encoding M20/M25/M40 family metallo-hydrolase, which codes for MNRCLLLLVFSLPLCGQVSSKGIHPQVKKIIDAVSEERIAKILRKLESFGSRNTNYDLDSPDRGNVAARTWISKEFQSYSPKLQVHFDTHRISKQGRIVKDLDLVNVVAVLPGTTQKEHEILISGHYDSLQIVRKQNVPAGQDAVDWVASAEQAHAPGVSDDASGVALVMELARIMSAYEWPKTLVFVAFAGEEQGLFGSRAYAKDAHEARRKLAGIFNNDIIGNDLSGDGRRITDLVNVYSGDPMDSSSRALARYVREVAERYDPAMKANPVFRGDRFSRGGDHTPFHDLGYPAIRFTTPVENYANQHSATDTFENASPSYTARVTRVNGAAVASLALAPAAPEVMRTNASGVVTGPNLTRGKGYDAAMKWVPASDPDEIAGYSIAVRSTTAPFWEREVYVGKVTEYLMPGLSIDDIVLGVRAIGKNGVESPISAYTLVQRNFNSPAPSN
- a CDS encoding TonB-dependent receptor, which encodes MTRSTILLAFASLTLFLASPSHAQTLYGSLLGDITDSTGAVIAGAKVTISDRENGYTRDTLSEGNGRYSFQNVNAGTYDIKIVAPGFQGLTRSGIVISINNIARVDVSLKIGEVSDQITVEASTAQLQTDKSDVHSEIGAKEVTNMPLPRYRNYQSLINLVPGSTPGRFQNSAGSTPGRSLTTSVNGVNRNNNVTKLDGAVTTNIWLPHHTAYVAPAETIETVNISTNSFDAEQGMAGGAATTVVTKSGTNSLHGSAFAFHENSAWGARNVFFKSPKLPKSLVSIGGGTIGGPIIKNKLFFFGSFEGTRERLNRSKLLTVPTAEQRAGNFMASPTVIYDPATGNVATGAGRTPFPNNIIPANRQSRVTQQLYGMLPTANLPGIANNFFATGPQNLTRDNYDMKVNWNRSAAHTMFFKYAAMDALVIGRSAFGDAGGPCSCDSGVGDASQLVQLATIGQTYTITPTFLYDMTIGWTRTGADSIPTGYGKNVGLDVLKIPGTNGASPRESGVPNFQIANYTDLGLPETWNPYFYNDTTYTMTQNFSMIKGNHDMRFGFEGVRHWLNHWQPELGAGPRGRFNFAQATTGVPGSATSQFNSQASFYLGLPNSVSKSLQWSKMTSFNYQLGFFFRDRWQVSKKLTVNLGLRYELYPLATRSGYGGIEQWDEKTNLVQLGGRGSNPADLGISTSKKLFAPRAGFAYRLDDNTVIRSGYGLTYNPMPFARPLRGFYPLTVAQEFVSPNAYIPYGTTEAGIPAFTGPDLSQSAVTLPPTAQMRTISGNAVTRGYVQSWNFFLERKLPSSVLFSIGYVGTNTIRSFIDWDANAAAPGGGNTGRPFYAAYGRTATTWYWNGQANTNYNGLQMSATRNAGKGLVLKAAYTWSKAFNVSDDDGWAQYLFNTPSQLPRNRALSGYDTPHNLQLAAVYDLPFGQSGAGGKIISNVIKGWQMNSIFGAYSGRPFTVTADGGGLNAPGNTQTAEQVKSQVVRNGGTGEFYDRSAFAGVTTARFGSMGRNALRGPGVVNVDLGLFRNIKLSERFLLQFRAEAFNLTNTPHFNNPSSNVNAGDFMQITSALDDQRSMRFGLRLQF